TGCACCAGATCATGCACCGTGCGCTTGACCGCATCACGTTGCGCCACATAGGCGCCCCGCATCTCGCCCATCGGAGCGAAAACATTGTAATGCAAATTTCCATCGCCCAAATGGCCAAAGCAATTCACTCGGTAGGGCCCCAGCGCCGCAATGGCCTCATTGCCACGTGCTATGAAATCTGAAACCACGCTCAGGGGCACTGAGATATCATGACTGCTGACGGACCCAATCCGCCGGTTTGCCTCTGGAATGCTCTCTCGCACTGCCCAAAATGCCTGTCGCTGGGCATCTGACTGCGCAATCAGCCCGTCAGAGGCCAATCCCTTGTCCAACGCCTCTGCAAACAGCGCCTCCAGCGCCCCCGCCGGGTCAAGCCCACGCGCCAGCCCAATGTCGATCAGCACAAACCAGTCGGGCAAATCAGCAAACGGCAAACGCACATCCGGCATCGTCTCATTCAGAAACTCCAGCCCAGTGCGATGCATCAATTCAAAGGCTGAAATGCCCTCACCCAAATGATCCCGCGCCAGCGCCAAAAGAGACAGAGCTGCCTCTGGGCTTGGCACCACCATGAGCGCTGTGCCCTCGGAGGAAGGTTTTGGAAAAAGCTTCAGCGCCGCCGCCGTGATCAGCCCAAGGCTGCCTTCAGAACCGATCAAGAGGTTACGCAGATCATAGCCGCTGTTGTCCTTGCGCAGCCGTTTAAGCCCATGAAAAATCTCACCATTGGGCAAAATCGCCTCAATACCAAGACACAGATCACGCGCATTGCCATAGCGCAGAACATTCAAGCCACCGGCGTTTGTCGCAAGATTGCCGCCGATTTGCGCGCTGCCTTTGGCCGCAATAGTGAGCGGGAACAGCCGATCCACCCCAGACGCGGCATCACGAATGTCCGACAGGATCGCC
This DNA window, taken from Roseovarius sp. S88, encodes the following:
- a CDS encoding FAD-binding oxidoreductase; the protein is MTLNPVTPEFVSQLRAQLPGPCFGEVTPGYLEEPRGRWRGQAGLLLRPGTTEEAATVVRMAHEARVPVVPYGGGTGLVGGQIATEGPAPVLLSLERMRAVRGIWPEENVMVAEAGAILSDIRDAASGVDRLFPLTIAAKGSAQIGGNLATNAGGLNVLRYGNARDLCLGIEAILPNGEIFHGLKRLRKDNSGYDLRNLLIGSEGSLGLITAAALKLFPKPSSEGTALMVVPSPEAALSLLALARDHLGEGISAFELMHRTGLEFLNETMPDVRLPFADLPDWFVLIDIGLARGLDPAGALEALFAEALDKGLASDGLIAQSDAQRQAFWAVRESIPEANRRIGSVSSHDISVPLSVVSDFIARGNEAIAALGPYRVNCFGHLGDGNLHYNVFAPMGEMRGAYVAQRDAVKRTVHDLVHQMGGSVSAEHGVGRLKVEDLERYGDPAKLSAMRAIKAALDPRGIMNPGVILRG